The segment AGTATCAGAATACTTCTATCAAGGAACTCCTGATCCATTTCTGACCTTTCCTCAGGAGAGAAAATTTAGGCACCTGCCTAGAGAACTCTTATTTTCCACAGTGGCCAGTATCACTTGCTGGTGGCTGGTCATTACTGCAATTCAAAGTTTCATAAATATAACTAGACCTACTTCTCATAGTTTGTCTTAGTAACATAATAATCTCCATTCACAGATTTTAAGGGTCAAGCTCAACACTTTCACCTTCTAGAAAGCAGAAGCCTGAAATCAAGTCAACCACCAATCAAGGCCTCAACCTCTTTCCAGGACATTTCCCAGCATGCCGAGCTTCATTGCTTCCAGAAGCGCTTCAGACATGCGTTCTTCATCTGATGACAGGGGGTACATGGTACCCTCAGCAGCAGAGGGTCCCTCATATCTCAGCAAGTGAGATCTCATCCCCATGCTGAGTAGAGGAAGTTTTCTCACATTAGCAAGCAGAGTCACATGCCCTCTTCTTGAGAGGTGTTTTTCTCTTTGATAAGATAATTAGATTCACTGTCTCCTCAGGGAGGGCTCCAGGGGTGTCACAAACACACATTAGTGTTCTGTCCTCATTTCTGCTGAGTTCACTCAGGCATGTACTCCGAAAGATTTATATTCTTGCCCATCACCCActcacacattgaacctcacagtCCACTGTTTAGATAACCAATGGTGGAgggattttctgaaagaacacaGACCTGGTCTGTACTCAGAAACATTCCAGTGAGCAAAGTGCTCCTTCCCATCACCCTCTGATGCAGACTTGTTCTGTACTTGCCTCGCTCCTCTGTGTGTAAAGCCCAAAGGGATCCTACAAGAGATCCTGATGAAAGCTGAGCCCATCTTACAGATGATTTACGGAAGTAAAGGCACATCCTTCTGTATTCTCAATGCTTTGTTGTTTAAGTGGTAGAAATGAGATTTAGGAGTCTTTATCACGTGCCTGGTTCTATGTAcaattaaaatcatttttctttaattcctatCTTTAGCCGCCACTGGAAATTAACTATAAATATACTTAAATTTACAGAATGCCTAGTCaatttgtttaattaattttaGCCTTTCTAATGAATGCCTTCTTTCTCTAGAGAAAGGGTAACAATACATTCTTGAAAGTTAAATACCATTAGATCAATAGGAGAAATCAATTTGACTTGTGATTAGTACAGCCACTTGTCATATTGTCTTCTATATACACTTGCCTACAAATCCTGACAGATTTTATATTGCGCTGATGGTCACATTGAATTGATCATAACATAGGAGAGATATAAATTGGTAGGCtataacagacaaaaaaaaatctggtgtCTTTTTATCTATAACAAGTTACATTTTATGTCAGGTTATATCCGTGGCACTGACAAACCAAAGTCCTCAGAGGAGTCCAAGCACAGGAAAATGTTCAACAGCAGTCAGTTCACCCCAGAATATTTTCTGCTGACTGGTTTCCCTGGTCTGGAAGCATGGTACCCTTGGCTGATCTTGCCATTCTGCTTCACGTATGTTATAGGCATTGTGGGCAACACCCTCATTCTGACTGTGATcaggaaaaacagttctctgcaccagcCGATGTTCTTGTTCCTGGCTATGCTGGCCTTCTCCGAGCTCGGTGTCTCTGCTTCAACCCTGCCCACGGTGCTAAGCATCTTTCTATTTGGTGCCAATAAAATCTGCTTTGAAGCCTGCCTTTTGCAGATGTTCTCCATACATTCATTTTCCATCATGGAGTCAGGAGTTCTTCTAGCCATGTCTGTGGATCGCTTTGTTGCCATCTACAACCCACTCCGCTACACTACCATCCTGACTCTGCCCCGTATTGCTGGTACCGGTGTTACACTTGGACTGAAAAGTCTGTTGCTCATGTTCCCCCTGCCTTTTCTCCTAAAGTCTCTGCCTTTCTGCAGCCACAATGTGCTCTCCCATTCCTATTGTCTGCACTCAGATCTAATCCAGCTGCCCTGTGGGGACACTCGTCCCAACAGCATTTTGGGGCTCTGCATCGTGACTTCCACTTTTGGGCTGGACTCACTGCTCATTGTTGTCTCTTATGTGCTGATCCTGTACACAGTACTTAACATTACCTCTGGGGAGGGGCGGAGGAAAGCTCTCAATACTTGTGTGTCACATATGTGTGCAGTTCTGGTGTACTACGTGCCTATGATCAGCGTGGCTCTGGTGCATCGCTTCATGAAGCATGCTGTACCTGCTGTCCGCCTGCTTCTGGCCAACATCTATCTTCTGGTACCACCAATGCTCAACCCCATCATCTACAGTGCTAAGAACAGGCAGATTCGCCAGGGGTTAATACAACtctttcttcaaagaaaatattaaaaggcaTTGGCCCACCTATTAGAGCCCCCCAAAACCAGTCATATCACTAaaagtaggagtgtgtgtgtgtgtgtgtgtgtgttagagaaagagagagagagagagagagagagagagattagtttACAATGCTAGAAAACTTGAAAGTACCTCATGTTAATGAATGTATAGATAACAAACATTGCCTTGCAGCACATGTGTCAATCTAAATTGATAGTTCATTGGTTCTTAATCTAACAGTTCTGATGCTCAGCCTTGGTCTGTTTCCTTATCATAGCAGATACTTAAATGCAAAATTCTCTCTAGCACTATTCAAGATAGTGTATTTGTGTTGCTCAAACAAGAATATAACAGGGCTGTAGATGGCTCATCcgttaagagcacagactactCTACTGAGGGACAAAATTTGTTTGCCAGAACCTACTCAACTACCTGCaactgcaactccagctccaggggatattTTAATGTTCTCTTTTCAAATTTGGAAGGATCCAcagcaggagctggagaaatggatgtggttaagagcactgactgctcttccagaggtccaaatcccagccaccacatggtggctcacaaccatctatgatgggatccgatgcccttttctggtgtgtctgaagacagctacagtgtactcagacattaaataaataaataaataaataaataaataaataaataaataaataaataaataaatgaataatggaTAAATATGTAAACTAGGGTTTAACTGTACCGTGGAACGTTCTATATTAGTCAAAATGATGCTTCAGTCTTATAGGTACTCAAAAGTTAAGCAAGAAATTGCAAATTATATACTAAAAATGGTTATAAATTAATCAAtatgtctatttatttttaaaacacattcaATTTATAATAATAATGGTTATCTGGGGGAAGCCGACCATagtaaagaaaagaacaaagagaaataacACTTACAGATACTCTGaggtttttttcaaaaataagttATCCAATTATTTCTTTGTTGccataatttttttcatctttattaacttgggtatttcttatttacatttcgattgttattccctttcccagtttacaggccaacatccccctaacccctcctctatgggtgttcccctcaccatccttcccccattaccgccctctccccaacaatcacgttcactgggggttcagtcttggcaggaccaagggcttccccttccactggtcccttactaggctattcattgctacctatgatgttggagcccagggtcagtccatgtatagtctttggatagtggcttagtccctggaagctctggttggttggcattgttgttcatatggggtctcaagccccttcaagctctttcagtcctttctctgattccttcattggggtcccgttctcagttcagtggattgctgcaggcattcgcctatgtatttgctgtattctcggtgtgtctctcaggagagatctacatccagttcctgtcagcctgcacttctttgcttcatccattttatgtagtttggtggctgtatatgtatgggccacatgtggggcaggctctgaatgggtgttccttctgcctctgttctaaactttgtcttccTATTTCCTTCCAAtagtattcttcttccccttttagagaaggagtgaggcattcacattttggtcatccttcttgattttcatgtgttctgtggatctaggataattcgagcatttgggctaatatccacttaccaatgagtgcataccatgtgtgtttttctgtgattgggttacctcactcgggatgatactttccagttccatccatttgcctatgaatttcataaagtcattgtttttgatagctgagtagtattccattgtgtaaatgtaccacattttctgtatccattcctctcttgaagggcatctgggttctttccagcttctggctattataaataaggctgctatgaacataatggagcatgtgtctttgtatatgttggggcatcttttgggtatatgcccaagagaggtatagctgggtcctcaggtaattcaatgtccaattttctgaggaacctccagactgatttccagaatggttgtaccagtctgcaatcccaccaacaatagaggagcattcctctttctctacatcctcggcagcatctgctgtcacctgagtttttgatcttagccattctcactggtgtgaggtgaaatctcagggttgttttgatttgcatttcccttgtgattaaagatgttgaacatttctttaggtgtttctcagccatttggcattcctcgctgtgaattctttgtttaactctgaatcccaatttttttctttttttttcagagctggggactgaacccagggccttgctcttgctaagcaagcgctctaccactgagctaaatcaccaaccccctgaatcccatttttaatggggttatttgtcacgctgcagtcaaacttcttgagttcttcgtatattttggatataagccctctgtcagttgtaggattggtaaagatcttttcccaatcggttggttgccattttgtcctaaccacagtgtcctttgccttacaaaagctttgcagttttatgagatcccatttgtcgattcttgatcttagagcataagccattggtgttttgttcaggaaattttctccagtgcccatgtgtttaagatgcttccccactttttcttctactagtttgagtgtatctggtttgatgtggaggtccttgatccacttggacttaagctttgtacagggtgataatcatggatttatctgtattcttctacatgctgacctccagttgaaccagcaccatttgctgaaaatgctatcttttttccgttggatggttttggctcctttgtcaaaaatcaagtgaccataggtgtgtgggctcatttctgggtcttcaattctattctactggtctatctgtttgtctctgtaccaataccatgcagtttttatcactattgctctgtaatactgcttgagttcagggatagtgattccccctgaagtccttttatggttgagggtagttttaactatcctgtttttttgttttttgtttttttggtttttttttttttttgttattccagatgaatttgcaaatttttctgcccaactctctgaagaattggattggtattttgatgaggattgcattgaatctgtagattgctattggtaaaatggccatttttactatattaatcctgccaatccatgagcatgggagatctttccatcttctgagatcttcttcaatttctttcttcaggggcttgaagttattattatacagatattttatttgcttggataaagtcacaccgaagtattttatattatttgggactattatgaagggtgtcgtttccctaatttctttctcggcttgtttctcttttgtgtagaggaaggctactgatttatttgagttaattttatgcccagccactttgctaaaggtgtttatcaggtttactagttctctggtggaacttttgtgatcacttaaatatactatcataacataactgcaaatagtgttattttgacttcttcttttccaatctgtatccctttgatctccttttgttgtctgattgctctggctagaacttcaagaactatattgaataagtagggagagagtgggcagccttgtctagtccctgattttagtgggattgttgcCATAATTTTATCTTTCCTCACAGCTTATGTATAAGATATAGACATAGGTATAGATATAAAACTTATTCAAACCTTGGGACAATTAGAAGCACAGATTCATGTGGCTGAACGTATATATGGCTAATGACACAGTGAAGTATGTTGGACATTTATAGGCTTGTATATGCTAGAAAATAAGTTATCTAGCCTGCAAAGGCTTATGGATATAGGGGTGACCAAACACTCCCTGGCTAGTTTTGGAGCTACCCCACAAGAGTAAATTCAGGCTTAGTACTGCAAACCTGGTCCAAACCCCACAATTTGAGAGGTCACAGACTCTTGGAAGAAAACctactgttgttgttttgctaATAATGGTCATCTTATCAGGCTGCTTCCCAAGTACCTGTCATATACTACAGATTAGGGATACTCTCAACTTTGATCAGAGCAATGTATTTTCCCATGGGAAATGGTTTGTAACAAGACTCAACTGATCAGAGAGCTGAGGGTAGATGACAAGGAATACTTAGTAGTCAATAGGCCATTGgcagctcagggaacatcacaagAAAAGGGGCAGAAAGAAGATAGAGTCACAGACAGGGAAGAGTACTATAAACTGTTACCTTCTGGACATGTCAGATTTCACACTCATAAACTCACAGTAGCTGTGGTAATATGCACAAAATTAAGCCAATTAAAACTACAGTAGAAGAAGGGAGAACTTCCAAGTTCCCATCTCTTGCTGAAGAGAGCTATTGGCAATCAATGGCTTCTGGCAGTAGGAGAGTCACTTTTCCTTGAAAGTGGGGTCACTTTTAGGCTGTCTGTGCAAAGGTAAATGTTTCTACTCATGTGCAAATACGGATCTTACAAATTAACTTTATGGATTATTATCTTTAAAAAGGATAAGAAATTGGGAAGGATATTTGTTGGGAGAGAgttggagggaattagaggaaggattgtgggtaaATAGGATGAAGATAAGTGTTTAAAttagtgaaattttaaaaattaaattactatttaaatggcatcaaaatttgcTGTAGATACACACTGAGATAATGAAGTGAAGAGCAAAAGACATGGGTATGCACACTAGACATTCTCAGTCAGCCTGGGATTTTGAAATATGAAGTTTCAGAAGAACTTGCACTAAGCTGACATCATTGTAACATAATAGACCAGATGTTGataaactttcttttaaatatttttgaccaGATTTTCAAATGTTCTATTCATCTGTAGTCACTTCCAGCAGTCACCAGGATGGCTTCCCATTCCACGCTGCTAACAGTAggttttcctctttgttctcacatTTAACTAGTCATCCACAAACTATATGTCTTAATGTCTGTCAACCCAAGACTGTTTCAAGCCCAGCAAGGCATGGACTTCATCTCCTTTTTGTCTCTCACTGTGTCTATGCACTGGTCTGTCTCTGTAGTGCCTGGAATATAGTAGACACTTAATAAATACTTGGTACGTGATCAAATACATTTCTGGCTGAATGAacacgatagatagatagatagatagatagatagatagatagatagatagatagatatagacagacagagagacagatagatgataaatatttGACCTTTGTGTTCTTATTCTTCTACTGGCTGCATCATTCCAATTCATGATACTTCATGTCTCTTATTCTTTgtcctttttttcatttattttttgacttctcttatttacatttgtatttttgttattcACCAACTTCATAAATGTACACAATATGTTCTGATTACTCTCTCCCTTAAACCTTCTCTGAACCCCTTTTCATCCCCATCCATATCCCTCACTGCTCAGTTTTTTTTATTGATGCATGTGAGGGGAGGAGTAATCATTGTCTTCAATGATATATTCACTGACGACCTCAAAAGACTTCAATAATATATTGTTCCACTTCAATGTGCTCAGATGTATGACCTAGTTAAACTAAGTGggtcacaaaatattttttttcacttttctcaCTTACTTTCTAAGGaaatactaaaaaaagaaaacctacagacaaagcaaaagaacaaaaaatatggGGGAAGGCTGGTTTAAAAAAAGTAACACTGAACTTATAAATAAGTACTCATAGTCTTGGTATAAACCTGACTTTCAATGGACATTCCCAGAAATATTTGGGAGACTTTTGAAAAGACACATGCATGGTTTAATCTAACCATAGTTGGGTAATCTGTGGTTATATCTGAAGACTTAGTATGGTATATTTGGAGAGAGATTActgttgttgctcttgttgttgttATATATCCTAAtcatgatttcccttccctcctctcttcccaatcTCTTTACCAAACCTCCATCCCTCCCAATACAATCCACTCTTGTTCAGTTTCTCTTCAGTAAAGACTGTCCTCCACGGATGTCAACCAGCCATGGCATattaagttgcagtaagactaatCATCGCCTCTCCTATTAAGGCTTGACAAGGCAACCTGGTtagaggaaagggtcccaaaggcagacaacagagtcagagatatcCCCTGCTctcactgttaggaatcccacaagacACTCAAGCTGGGCACCTGTAACATATGT is part of the Rattus norvegicus strain BN/NHsdMcwi chromosome 1, GRCr8, whole genome shotgun sequence genome and harbors:
- the Or51k2 gene encoding olfactory receptor Olr135; translated protein: MFNSSQFTPEYFLLTGFPGLEAWYPWLILPFCFTYVIGIVGNTLILTVIRKNSSLHQPMFLFLAMLAFSELGVSASTLPTVLSIFLFGANKICFEACLLQMFSIHSFSIMESGVLLAMSVDRFVAIYNPLRYTTILTLPRIAGTGVTLGLKSLLLMFPLPFLLKSLPFCSHNVLSHSYCLHSDLIQLPCGDTRPNSILGLCIVTSTFGLDSLLIVVSYVLILYTVLNITSGEGRRKALNTCVSHMCAVLVYYVPMISVALVHRFMKHAVPAVRLLLANIYLLVPPMLNPIIYSAKNRQIRQGLIQLFLQRKY